The Paenibacillus macerans genome includes a window with the following:
- the hemG gene encoding protoporphyrinogen oxidase produces MSESSRKVVVIGGGLTGLSAAFYIRKFYGEKGVEPQITLLEKGKTMGGKIDTLEQDEFVIEKGPDSFLARKTAMIELARELGLEQELVQMNPNAKKTYIVSGGRLHPMPSGLVLGIPTELEPFLATGLVSWNGKMRAMLDLVAPPRMSEEDESLGAFIERRLGVEVLQNITEPLLAGIYAGDTYKLSLQSTFPQFGEVERAYGSLIKGMMSGKKPVETHTGTKRSAFLTFRKGLKTLVEGLVKGLSGVDQRLESEVAEIRRLGESRYEVVLASGEKLAADDVIVTVPAFAAADLLRPHVDVAALDAVNYVSVANVVLAFEREDVTGSFDGSGFLVPRKEGLNITACTWTGIKWLHTSPEDKMLLRCYVGRSGDEDKVFLSDEEITALVLRDLHKLMGVTARPLFAEITRLPKSMPQYPVGHLQSIAAFRKGLEAALPNVYATGAAFEGVGLPDCIKQAKELAQRMAEKLTVPQA; encoded by the coding sequence ATGAGCGAATCTTCCCGCAAGGTTGTCGTTATTGGCGGAGGATTGACCGGACTCAGCGCGGCTTTTTACATCCGCAAATTTTATGGGGAAAAAGGTGTTGAACCGCAAATCACGCTGCTCGAAAAAGGAAAAACGATGGGCGGCAAAATCGACACCCTGGAGCAAGACGAGTTTGTGATCGAAAAAGGTCCTGACTCCTTCCTGGCCCGCAAAACGGCGATGATCGAGCTGGCGCGGGAATTGGGGCTGGAGCAGGAACTGGTGCAAATGAATCCGAACGCGAAAAAAACGTATATCGTCAGCGGCGGCCGCCTGCATCCGATGCCGTCCGGCCTGGTGCTCGGCATTCCTACCGAGCTGGAGCCTTTCCTCGCAACCGGCCTCGTGTCCTGGAACGGCAAAATGCGGGCGATGCTCGACCTGGTCGCCCCGCCGCGCATGAGCGAGGAGGACGAATCGCTGGGGGCCTTTATCGAACGGCGGCTCGGCGTCGAGGTGCTGCAAAATATCACCGAGCCGCTGCTGGCCGGCATCTATGCGGGCGACACCTACAAGCTCAGCCTGCAGTCGACCTTCCCGCAGTTCGGCGAGGTGGAGCGAGCCTACGGTAGCTTGATCAAAGGCATGATGAGCGGGAAAAAGCCGGTCGAGACCCACACCGGAACGAAACGCAGCGCCTTCCTGACGTTCCGCAAAGGCTTGAAAACGCTCGTGGAAGGCCTGGTGAAGGGGCTTTCCGGCGTGGATCAGCGGCTGGAAAGCGAAGTGGCGGAAATCCGGCGTTTGGGTGAAAGCCGCTACGAGGTCGTTTTAGCCTCCGGCGAAAAGCTGGCGGCGGACGACGTCATCGTGACCGTGCCGGCTTTTGCCGCGGCCGACCTGCTTAGACCGCACGTCGACGTTGCCGCGCTCGATGCGGTCAATTACGTCTCCGTGGCGAACGTCGTGCTTGCCTTTGAAAGGGAGGACGTGACCGGCAGCTTCGACGGCTCGGGGTTCCTCGTGCCGCGCAAGGAAGGCCTGAACATCACGGCCTGCACCTGGACCGGGATCAAGTGGCTGCACACGAGCCCGGAGGATAAGATGCTGCTCCGCTGCTACGTCGGCCGATCCGGAGACGAGGACAAAGTGTTCCTGTCCGATGAGGAGATCACCGCACTGGTGCTGCGCGATTTGCATAAGCTGATGGGCGTGACGGCCCGGCCGCTGTTCGCGGAAATTACCCGCCTGCCGAAATCGATGCCGCAGTATCCGGTTGGCCATTTGCAAAGCATCGCCGCTTTCCGGAAAGGGCTTGAGGCCGCGCTGCCGAACGTTTATGCGACCGGGGCTGCGTTCGAAGGCGTAGGTCTGCCCGATTGCATCAAGCAGGCCAAAGAGCTGGCGCAGCGGATGGCTGAGAAATTGACGGTTCCTCAGGCCTAA
- a CDS encoding CapA family protein: MYPPRSEKRKQRKQEKQHRQNRLWVLINLTLISLIIVLGTYFYLEERTRQDSAGNGAEQTGGDPNIALGNQGDHESPNVSPAQEGTGEDSAKAENGSSPGNGNAGAGDAAADDGAPLNPDESSLEETPNTDGDKTESGEELLIHFAGDTIFSGKVEEKLEQAGYDYPYKFVQDLFQNDDLSVLNLETPVTAGGEAAENKTFVFKSPPKALGPMAAAGVDAVNLANNHVLDQGVPGLKDTLKNLRKNGILYVGAGENSKEAYAPVYVERKGVKIALFGFSRVIPEYEWTALKKHPGVAAVYDPEPALAAIREARKQADLVLVVAHWGKERVTELEDHQQELAHAFIDAGADLVVGGHPHVMQGLEKYKGKWIAYSTGNFIFTRALDQKTWDTAVFAAKCTREGDCRLQLVPYRTELGQPVPMTAEDGKKLLEEVESLSPGVTINEKGEASASG, from the coding sequence ATGTACCCGCCAAGATCGGAAAAACGTAAGCAACGAAAACAAGAAAAACAACACCGGCAAAACCGCTTGTGGGTGTTGATCAATTTGACTCTCATCTCGTTGATCATCGTGCTCGGGACTTATTTCTATTTGGAAGAACGCACGCGGCAGGACAGTGCCGGGAACGGCGCGGAACAAACGGGCGGCGATCCGAACATCGCTCTGGGAAATCAGGGAGATCATGAAAGCCCGAATGTCTCTCCGGCACAGGAGGGAACCGGTGAAGATTCCGCTAAGGCGGAGAACGGTTCTTCACCCGGGAACGGGAACGCCGGGGCAGGAGACGCTGCTGCGGATGACGGAGCACCTTTGAACCCGGACGAATCCAGCTTGGAAGAGACACCAAATACCGACGGCGACAAGACGGAGAGCGGAGAGGAACTGCTGATCCATTTTGCGGGCGATACGATTTTTTCGGGCAAGGTGGAGGAAAAGCTCGAGCAAGCCGGCTATGATTATCCTTATAAGTTTGTTCAGGATTTGTTTCAAAACGACGATCTCAGCGTGCTGAACCTGGAAACGCCGGTCACGGCGGGCGGCGAAGCGGCCGAAAACAAAACGTTTGTGTTCAAATCGCCGCCCAAAGCGCTGGGCCCGATGGCCGCTGCCGGCGTCGACGCGGTGAACCTGGCCAACAACCATGTATTGGACCAAGGCGTGCCCGGTCTCAAAGATACGTTAAAGAATTTGCGGAAGAACGGAATTTTATATGTGGGTGCGGGCGAAAACAGCAAGGAAGCGTACGCGCCGGTTTACGTCGAACGCAAAGGCGTGAAAATCGCTTTGTTCGGCTTCAGCCGCGTCATCCCGGAGTATGAGTGGACCGCTTTGAAGAAGCACCCGGGCGTGGCGGCCGTATATGATCCCGAACCGGCGCTTGCGGCGATCCGCGAGGCGCGCAAACAGGCCGATCTGGTGCTGGTGGTGGCTCATTGGGGCAAGGAGCGTGTGACCGAACTCGAAGACCATCAGCAGGAATTGGCCCACGCGTTTATCGACGCCGGAGCCGATTTGGTGGTCGGCGGCCATCCGCATGTGATGCAAGGTTTGGAGAAATACAAGGGGAAATGGATTGCCTACAGTACGGGCAACTTTATTTTTACGAGAGCGCTGGATCAGAAAACTTGGGATACCGCCGTATTTGCGGCAAAATGCACGCGTGAAGGGGACTGCAGGCTGCAGCTTGTCCCGTACCGCACGGAGCTGGGGCAGCCGGTGCCGATGACGGCGGAGGACGGGAAGAAGCTGCTGGAAGAAGTGGAGAGCTTATCGCCCGGCGTAACCATCAATGAGAAGGGCGAGGCGTCCGCCTCGGGGTGA